AACGTGACAAATGCTGGATGAATGTCTGATATATTACGGCCACTAGCAACAGATACTTGCATGCAAACTTCTGAAGCGTCGTAAAAAATACGACCTGCTTCTGGAATTTCTATTGCAGTAAGGCTACTTCCTTATCAAGAAGCGGCAAAGATCGCTCTGTGCCTCAAAGCTCATGCAGCAAGTTCCTTCGATACCTATCAGCAAGCTAGAAGCTGTTTACGCATTTCCTATTCTGGAGGTTGTTGATGCGCGTTCTTCGTCCCTTTCATTTAGTTTTCCTGGTCATGGTCGGAGCCCTCGTTCCGTGGGTTGCCCTGGCACAGTCCACCGCGACGCTTTCCGGCACAATCACCGATCCGCTTGGCGCGGTTGTTGCCGGCGCTTCGATCGTCGTTCACAACTTAGCTACTGGAGCCGATCGTACGATTACTTCGGATAACGCCGGTTCCTACGTCGTTCCTTCGCTGGCACCGAGCGACTACTCGGTGCGTGTTACGGCCCCTGGTTTTGGAACATACACCCTGCAAAAACTCACGCTGCTGGTTGATGCAAAAACGGGTCTCGACGTTGCGATGAAGCTGGAGTCTGCAGGTGAAACCGTTCTGGTTGAAAGCGCTACTCCGATCATCGATTCGGAATCGATCACGGTGGGGCAAGTGATTGACCGTCAGACCGTGCAGGAAATCCCGCTGAATGGCCGCCACTTTCTGGATCTAACGGTACTTACTCCGGGAGGAGTGACCGCGCCGGCTGCGGGATCACTCACGGCCCCCAGTCGCGGCCTTGGCGCCAACAGCTTTGTGACAGCGGGCAATCGCGAGGATTCGGTGAACTTTCAGATCAACGGCGTCAACCTGAATGACCTGACGCAAAATCAGATTACCTTCCAGCCCTCTATCAATACCACCTCCGAGTTCAAGATCAACAACCAGACGTTTTCTGCTGAGTATGGTCGCTCCTCTGGCTCTGTCGTCAATGTCAGCACGCGCTCGGGAACCAATACTTTCCACGGTGAAGCCTTTGAATATCTCCGCAACGAGGCACTCGACGCACGGAATTACTTCAATCCGAAGGGCACGCGAATTGCCCCACTCAAACGCCATAACTTCGGCGGAGCTTTCGGCGGCCCTATCTGGAAAGACCATACCTTTTTCTTTGCCAGCTACGAAGGCCTGCGCCAGTCGCAAGGTCTCACTATTAATAGTGGAGTGTTGACCGCCGCTCAGCGTGCGGGAGTAACCGATCCGGTCGCTCGTAATCTTCTGGCGCTTATACCCGTGGCCAACGACTCGACGGGATCTCGCTTTGTTGGTATTGCCGGCGGACCCGTTCAAACGGACCAGGGCACGATCGACGTCAGCCAGACCTTCCACTCCAACGATACGGTGCACGGTTTCTATGCTCTGCAAAAAGATGTCCGCACGGAGCCCACGTTACAAGGCAATACCGTCTCTGGCTTTGGAGACCACCGCGCCGCGACGCGCCAGGTTCTTACCGTAAACGAAACCCATGTGTTTACGCCCAGGCTGGTCAATGAAGCACGTTTAGGCTTCAACCGCATCTCCATTTCATTCAACCCCAATGTGACTACGGACCCGACGACTTTGGGCATTGACACTGGAACCACCGGTCCTAACGGCATTCCCCAGATCACCATCACCGGACCAAACCTAAACTTCGGCGGTCCTTCCGGTTTCCCGCAGGGACGTTTTGACACGCTCGGAATTTTCTCAGATACAGCGACTTACACGGTCGGGAAACACTCTATCAAGTTCGGTGGAGAGTTCCGTCGCTTTCTCAATGT
This genomic stretch from Terriglobus saanensis SP1PR4 harbors:
- a CDS encoding TonB-dependent receptor, whose product is MRVLRPFHLVFLVMVGALVPWVALAQSTATLSGTITDPLGAVVAGASIVVHNLATGADRTITSDNAGSYVVPSLAPSDYSVRVTAPGFGTYTLQKLTLLVDAKTGLDVAMKLESAGETVLVESATPIIDSESITVGQVIDRQTVQEIPLNGRHFLDLTVLTPGGVTAPAAGSLTAPSRGLGANSFVTAGNREDSVNFQINGVNLNDLTQNQITFQPSINTTSEFKINNQTFSAEYGRSSGSVVNVSTRSGTNTFHGEAFEYLRNEALDARNYFNPKGTRIAPLKRHNFGGAFGGPIWKDHTFFFASYEGLRQSQGLTINSGVLTAAQRAGVTDPVARNLLALIPVANDSTGSRFVGIAGGPVQTDQGTIDVSQTFHSNDTVHGFYALQKDVRTEPTLQGNTVSGFGDHRAATRQVLTVNETHVFTPRLVNEARLGFNRISISFNPNVTTDPTTLGIDTGTTGPNGIPQITITGPNLNFGGPSGFPQGRFDTLGIFSDTATYTVGKHSIKFGGEFRRFLNVNFSQDTGTIGFNTIANFQAGGANSFTITPTRTSNRLYVNALGAFVQDAWKPLPQLTLELGLRYEWNGSPMDGANRLVVFDLPTASLFRVGTNGYGNSPYQQNYNYEPRLGFAYDVFGSGKTVLRGAYGYMADQPESNVIGNLNSNPPFANRVNYSNSAVTIPLNNLYNSAGLAGIGISGVQRNMRNAYTETFNVNVQHELPFGVVTSVGYYGSVGKHLRTPLNVNQPNAAGVRPFQSIAASSPISAGANISNVNITQVSSIGMSNYNAMWLTARKAFRNGLNFNFNYNYSKSMDTGSLSGTVLQDATRPYLNYGPSDFDTRHRISLNAIYTLPFRGNRLVEGWQLSGITQWQTGNPLNITTTSTFTGTANVLHPNLLRPVQYGLTRPSNVTVQWFNPSTCTTPAATCTFQLPSTGFGNMSRNSLVGPGFADTDFSIEKNTKITESVQFQLRADAFDILNHASFGNPTTSANSTTFGIISSTRFPVGDLGSSRQLQIIGKIIF